TAGTGAAACACGCATTCAAATTACTAGGGAATCAGTGATGAGATTAAAGAACACCCAAAACATGAGCGCAGCTTTGAGGACGGCTCTCGTCGCCGCTGTGTGCTTCTCTCCCCTCACCTTTGCTACAGAAGGTAATGAGCAATTCGAAGTCGGCAAAGAAAAAGCGAAAGTTTGTATGACTTGTCATGGTGTAGATGGCATATCGACCATTGATGCGTACCCAAACTTACGCGGACAGAACAAAACCTACCTGATTTCCTCCCTTAAGGACTACAAAGCAAGGGAGCGAACCAGTGGTCTCGCGGTGCTGATGCAACAGCAGGCCGATGCCCTCTCTGATCAAGACATTGAAGACATTGCCCACTACTACTCTCAGCTAGGCAAAGAAGCTCAACCTTAACCGAGGAGCGT
This portion of the Vibrio hyugaensis genome encodes:
- a CDS encoding c-type cytochrome translates to MRLKNTQNMSAALRTALVAAVCFSPLTFATEGNEQFEVGKEKAKVCMTCHGVDGISTIDAYPNLRGQNKTYLISSLKDYKARERTSGLAVLMQQQADALSDQDIEDIAHYYSQLGKEAQP